In a genomic window of Asticcacaulis sp.:
- a CDS encoding helix-turn-helix transcriptional regulator, with the protein MTLSHNHIWAAIDALANRLNTTPSGLARLAGLDPTSFNKSKRASPETPSRPRWPSTESLAKLLEATGIKFSEFALLAEGRSGGQGIPLIGFAQAGNEGFFDDSGFPLGQGWDEITFPSVNSGLYALEISGDSMLPLYRDGDRILVDPHNQNLRKGDRVVVKTIDGEVMAKELVRYSARQIELRSLNPDFPDRTFDRLQVAWIARIVWASQ; encoded by the coding sequence ATGACCCTTTCGCATAACCACATCTGGGCCGCAATCGATGCCCTGGCGAACCGGCTCAATACCACGCCGTCGGGATTGGCGCGCCTGGCGGGTCTCGACCCGACGAGTTTCAATAAATCAAAACGCGCCTCGCCGGAAACGCCATCTCGGCCGCGCTGGCCGTCAACGGAAAGCCTGGCCAAGTTGCTGGAAGCCACGGGCATCAAGTTTTCCGAATTTGCCCTGCTGGCGGAAGGCCGGTCTGGCGGACAGGGTATTCCGCTGATCGGCTTCGCCCAGGCTGGTAATGAGGGATTCTTCGACGATTCCGGCTTTCCACTAGGTCAGGGCTGGGATGAAATCACCTTCCCGTCGGTTAATTCGGGCCTCTATGCGCTCGAAATTTCCGGTGATTCGATGCTGCCGCTTTACCGGGATGGCGACCGCATCCTGGTCGATCCCCATAATCAGAATCTGCGCAAGGGCGACCGTGTGGTGGTCAAAACTATCGATGGCGAAGTCATGGCCAAGGAACTGGTGCGATATTCGGCGCGTCAGATCGAACTGCGGTCATTGAATCCTGACTTTCCCGACCGGACATTTGATCGCTTGCAGGTGGCGTGGATAGCAAGGATTGTATGGGCCAGTCAGTAG
- a CDS encoding beta-lactamase family protein, whose protein sequence is MATPLLAAEPRPLPAPMAIDAKVSDALKTTGGKGLAVAVIDDGKVAYVHAYGVRNAKGDPLQTDTVMYGASLTKTVFAYTVMKLVDQGRIGLDTPIADDLDRPLIEYDTNAIYPDKYGPYKDLASDPRWKLITPRMALTHSTGFANFWWLEPDEKLHIHFDPGTRFAYSGEGLILLQFAIEQGRKDKGLGVDVGDLTNGIFKNLGMTRTSLMWRDDFRPNLADGFNDKGEAVEHDERSKVRAAGSMDTTIDDLSKFAAALVRGEGLSAASRAEMVKPQLHIVTKTQFPPFADELPADQQRKDLYAGLGVVVFDGPQGHGFFKGGHDGQTANTLVCLETSKRCVLILSNDVRTEAAFADLVRFILGDTGVPYEWEYGDYAGKS, encoded by the coding sequence ATGGCCACACCGCTGTTGGCCGCCGAACCCCGACCATTGCCCGCCCCAATGGCGATCGACGCGAAGGTTTCCGATGCCCTGAAAACGACGGGCGGCAAGGGGCTGGCCGTTGCGGTCATCGATGACGGCAAGGTCGCCTATGTCCATGCTTATGGCGTCCGCAATGCCAAGGGAGACCCGCTCCAGACCGACACGGTTATGTATGGCGCCTCGCTGACCAAGACGGTCTTTGCCTATACGGTCATGAAACTGGTCGATCAGGGGCGGATCGGGCTCGATACACCGATTGCCGATGATCTCGACAGGCCGCTGATCGAGTACGACACCAATGCCATCTATCCGGACAAGTACGGACCCTACAAAGATCTGGCCAGTGATCCGCGCTGGAAGCTGATCACCCCGCGCATGGCATTGACCCATTCCACCGGGTTCGCCAATTTCTGGTGGCTGGAGCCGGATGAAAAACTGCATATCCATTTCGATCCGGGCACCCGCTTTGCCTATTCCGGGGAAGGACTGATACTGCTGCAATTCGCCATCGAGCAGGGACGGAAAGATAAGGGACTGGGTGTCGATGTCGGTGATCTGACGAATGGCATATTCAAGAACCTCGGCATGACGCGCACTTCGCTGATGTGGCGCGATGACTTCCGCCCGAATCTGGCGGATGGCTTCAACGACAAAGGGGAGGCTGTTGAGCACGACGAACGCAGCAAGGTGCGGGCCGCCGGTTCGATGGATACGACCATTGATGACCTGTCGAAATTTGCCGCGGCCCTGGTGCGGGGAGAGGGGCTTTCAGCGGCTTCGCGGGCGGAGATGGTGAAACCGCAACTGCATATCGTTACGAAGACGCAGTTTCCGCCTTTTGCCGATGAATTGCCGGCGGATCAGCAGCGCAAGGATCTGTATGCGGGTTTGGGTGTGGTGGTATTTGACGGGCCGCAGGGGCATGGCTTCTTCAAGGGCGGCCATGACGGCCAGACAGCCAACACCCTGGTTTGCCTTGAGACGTCCAAGCGTTGCGTGTTGATCCTGTCGAATGATGTCCGCACGGAAGCCGCCTTTGCTGATCTGGTTCGGTTTATTTTGGGGGATACAGGCGTGCCATATGAGTGGGAATATGGCGACTATGCGGGGAAGTCGTAG
- a CDS encoding MerR family DNA-binding transcriptional regulator, translating into METHPKDSNRTYSIRQLSKEFDVTARALRFYEDKGLISPQRKGQTRLYSPRDRARLQLILRGKRLGFSLVEIHEILDLYTPKDHGAAQMRATLHKYRGQIETLKRQREDIDAAIKDMIEGCAWLEGQINELEAETSN; encoded by the coding sequence ATGGAAACGCACCCTAAAGACTCCAATCGCACCTATTCGATCCGTCAACTCTCCAAGGAGTTCGACGTCACGGCCCGCGCCCTGCGCTTTTACGAGGACAAAGGGCTTATCTCGCCGCAACGTAAAGGCCAGACACGCCTCTATTCGCCGCGGGACCGCGCCCGCCTGCAACTGATTCTGCGCGGCAAACGCCTGGGATTCTCGCTGGTCGAGATTCATGAAATCCTCGATCTTTATACGCCGAAGGATCATGGCGCCGCCCAGATGCGCGCGACCCTGCACAAATATCGCGGCCAGATCGAGACCCTAAAACGCCAGCGCGAGGATATCGACGCGGCGATCAAGGATATGATCGAAGGCTGTGCCTGGCTGGAAGGTCAGATCAATGAGCTGGAAGCCGAAACCTCAAACTGA
- a CDS encoding acyl-CoA dehydrogenase C-terminal domain-containing protein → MAYVAPVRDYQFLFENVFKTDQYSNLKGFADADSATVAAILEEAAKFAEEVAHPINITGDKEGCTLDPVTHEVTAPKGYKEAYKALTEAGWTALSGDPQYGGRGLPHFVNTAFSEMLSGASSAFGMYPGLTEGAISALTAGGTQAQKDLYLPKLISGEWSGTMNLTEPHCGTDLGLLRTKAVPTGDGSYKITGQKIWISAGEHDFTSNICHLVLARLEGAPAGVKGISLFLVPKFLPDADGNPGERNSLQCAGLEHKMGIHGNSTCVMMYDEAKGFLLGQENEGLKIMFYMMNNARFGVGLQGLAIGHAALVAANQFARDRLQGRALTGPKSPELPADSILVHPDVRRMLLESRALIEGGRAFLAWVSLQADLAHVSEDEKEREKANDYMGLLTPVIKAYLTDKGLKVTQDAMQVHGGSGFTEHFPASQYMRDVRITLIYEGTNGVQALDLVGRKLPSKGGRALQTFLGEIDTYIAAEESDTKVPAYIKALKDTKAKLLDGTMWLMQNGMGNPDAAAAGSLDYLHLFGLTCTAYMWARMAKEAQAQIDAGATDPFFDTKLKVARVFLERILPDAEAHLIKMKAGSEGLMALADDQF, encoded by the coding sequence ATGGCCTACGTAGCCCCGGTCCGCGACTATCAGTTCCTCTTCGAAAATGTCTTCAAGACGGACCAGTACAGTAACCTGAAGGGCTTTGCCGATGCCGACTCGGCGACTGTGGCCGCCATTCTGGAAGAAGCCGCGAAATTTGCCGAAGAGGTCGCCCACCCCATCAACATCACCGGCGATAAGGAAGGCTGCACGCTCGATCCGGTCACCCATGAAGTCACCGCGCCCAAGGGCTACAAGGAAGCCTACAAGGCCCTGACCGAAGCGGGCTGGACCGCCCTTTCCGGTGATCCGCAATATGGTGGCCGGGGACTGCCGCACTTCGTCAATACCGCCTTTTCGGAAATGCTGTCCGGCGCCTCCTCCGCCTTCGGCATGTATCCCGGCCTGACCGAGGGCGCCATTTCCGCGCTCACCGCCGGCGGGACGCAGGCACAAAAAGACCTCTACCTGCCCAAGCTGATCAGCGGCGAATGGTCGGGCACCATGAACCTGACCGAACCGCATTGCGGCACTGACCTGGGCCTGCTGCGCACCAAGGCGGTGCCAACCGGTGACGGCAGCTACAAGATCACCGGCCAGAAGATCTGGATCTCGGCGGGCGAGCACGACTTCACCTCGAATATCTGCCATCTGGTGTTGGCCCGACTCGAAGGTGCGCCCGCAGGCGTAAAAGGTATTTCGCTCTTCCTGGTGCCGAAGTTCCTGCCCGATGCCGACGGTAATCCCGGTGAACGTAATTCGCTGCAATGCGCCGGCCTTGAGCACAAGATGGGCATTCATGGCAATTCGACCTGCGTCATGATGTATGACGAGGCCAAAGGCTTCCTGCTCGGTCAGGAAAACGAAGGGCTGAAGATCATGTTCTACATGATGAACAATGCCCGTTTCGGCGTCGGCCTCCAGGGTCTGGCGATCGGCCATGCCGCGCTTGTCGCCGCCAATCAATTCGCCAGGGACCGCCTGCAGGGCCGCGCCCTCACCGGCCCGAAATCACCGGAACTGCCCGCCGACAGCATCCTTGTTCACCCCGATGTCCGCCGGATGCTGCTGGAAAGCCGCGCCCTGATCGAAGGCGGCCGCGCCTTCCTGGCCTGGGTGTCGCTCCAGGCCGACCTGGCGCACGTTTCCGAAGACGAAAAAGAGCGCGAAAAAGCAAACGACTATATGGGGCTTCTCACCCCTGTTATTAAAGCTTACCTGACCGATAAGGGCCTGAAGGTCACGCAGGACGCCATGCAGGTCCATGGCGGTTCAGGCTTCACCGAGCATTTCCCGGCTTCGCAATATATGCGCGATGTCCGCATTACCCTGATCTATGAAGGCACCAACGGTGTGCAGGCGCTCGATCTCGTCGGCCGCAAGCTGCCCTCCAAGGGCGGCCGTGCCCTGCAAACCTTCCTGGGCGAAATCGACACCTATATCGCCGCCGAGGAAAGCGACACGAAAGTACCGGCCTATATCAAGGCGCTGAAAGACACCAAGGCGAAACTCCTCGATGGCACGATGTGGCTGATGCAGAACGGCATGGGCAATCCGGATGCCGCCGCCGCCGGTTCGCTCGATTACCTCCACCTCTTCGGCCTGACCTGCACCGCCTATATGTGGGCGCGCATGGCCAAAGAAGCCCAAGCTCAGATCGACGCCGGCGCCACCGATCCCTTCTTCGACACAAAGCTCAAGGTCGCCCGCGTGTTCCTGGAACGCATCCTGCCCGACGCCGAAGCGCATCTGATCAAGATGAAGGCCGGATCAGAGGGCCTGATGGCGCTGGCTGACGATCAGTTCTGA
- a CDS encoding peroxiredoxin, giving the protein MTLQSGDSIPELTLTLVDEAGPKPVASKDFFAGKTVVLFAVPGAFTPTCSARHLPGFKDHAADFKAKGVDVVACTSVNDYFVMKAWAKDQGINDEVVMLADGNGEFAKAMGLTLDASGFGMGPRSQRYAAVIRDGKIDKLFVEAGGEFKVSSAEYVLENL; this is encoded by the coding sequence ATGACCCTGCAATCCGGCGACTCCATCCCCGAACTCACCCTGACCCTGGTTGACGAAGCTGGCCCCAAGCCCGTTGCCTCAAAAGACTTCTTCGCCGGCAAGACTGTGGTCCTGTTCGCTGTGCCAGGCGCCTTCACCCCGACCTGTTCAGCGCGCCACCTGCCGGGCTTCAAGGACCATGCCGCCGATTTCAAAGCCAAGGGCGTCGATGTTGTGGCCTGCACTTCGGTCAACGATTATTTCGTCATGAAGGCGTGGGCGAAGGATCAGGGCATCAATGACGAAGTGGTCATGCTGGCCGATGGCAATGGCGAGTTCGCCAAGGCCATGGGCCTGACGCTTGATGCTTCGGGTTTCGGCATGGGACCGCGTTCGCAGCGCTATGCCGCCGTGATCCGAGATGGCAAGATCGACAAGCTGTTCGTCGAGGCCGGTGGTGAATTCAAGGTTTCCAGCGCCGAATACGTTCTGGAAAATCTCTAG
- a CDS encoding YqgE/AlgH family protein, whose amino-acid sequence MISSSDTFTEDGHPPAHISYQGQLLIAMPVLNDQPFNHSVIYVCQHDEDHAMGLILNQPISGLNFSKMMKELGIESDTPHFAQRLAMQKIYRGGPVQNDRGFVLHSLDYQIDDITLDLGGPFISRPDGEEQGVGLTASRDILVDLSAGAGPARSLIALGYAGWGPGQLESEISQNAWLVVPASQELIFGGDPEHLWSRALASMGIQPGHLSGTAGTA is encoded by the coding sequence ATGATCAGCTCATCAGACACGTTTACCGAAGATGGTCATCCGCCCGCTCATATCTCCTATCAGGGGCAGTTGCTGATCGCCATGCCGGTACTGAATGACCAGCCTTTCAATCACAGCGTCATCTATGTCTGCCAGCATGACGAGGATCACGCCATGGGCCTGATCCTCAACCAGCCGATCAGTGGTCTGAATTTCAGCAAGATGATGAAGGAACTGGGCATAGAGAGCGACACCCCACACTTCGCCCAAAGGCTGGCCATGCAAAAGATATACCGTGGCGGCCCGGTCCAGAATGACCGGGGCTTCGTGCTGCACAGCCTCGATTACCAGATAGACGACATCACACTCGATCTCGGCGGCCCCTTCATCAGCCGTCCCGATGGTGAGGAACAGGGCGTGGGACTGACCGCCTCACGCGACATCCTGGTCGATCTGTCCGCCGGCGCCGGTCCGGCCCGCAGCCTGATCGCGCTCGGTTACGCCGGCTGGGGGCCAGGCCAACTGGAAAGCGAGATCAGCCAGAACGCCTGGCTGGTCGTGCCCGCGAGCCAGGAACTGATTTTCGGCGGCGATCCGGAGCATCTGTGGAGCCGGGCCCTGGCCAGCATGGGCATTCAGCCGGGACATCTGTCAGGGACGGCGGGAACAGCTTAA
- a CDS encoding bifunctional diguanylate cyclase/phosphodiesterase, with the protein MSHEGDYDLVVGDLNRFRRLNEALGHERADLVLGVLAQRLREAFGGASVLARLGEDEFAVLTLRGFPRVSERMRNAMERTIIIAGFDIHPTFSMGAVSVEGGAGALESAELLRRAEMAVEAARLKGAGGVAAYKRDLESDGLTRLALEAELRKAFISGEIHAWYQPIVDLKTGVIAGFEALARWVHPKRGIIPPDHFLTAARDLGLMTDLGAIILNSTVNCLAKWRAAYDLPAGFFVSVNLSAPEIERLHLVEDVSRLIREADLPLRCLKLEVTESDVMRDPDATARILEALRDAGAGIALDDFGTGFSSLSYLAKLPFDTLKIDRSFIITLQTDAASEKIVHAILTLGRDFGLEVVAEGVEDMVLAKRLNDLGCHLGQGYGFAKALKPADAEAFLAASLSSELRPA; encoded by the coding sequence TTGTCGCATGAGGGCGATTACGATCTGGTGGTGGGCGATCTCAATCGTTTTCGCCGCCTTAATGAGGCGCTCGGTCATGAGCGCGCCGACCTGGTGCTGGGCGTTCTGGCGCAACGCCTGCGAGAGGCTTTTGGCGGCGCTTCCGTATTGGCGCGGCTGGGCGAGGATGAATTCGCGGTCCTGACCCTGCGTGGCTTTCCGCGCGTGTCCGAACGGATGCGAAATGCCATGGAGCGCACGATTATCATCGCCGGCTTCGATATTCACCCGACCTTTTCGATGGGCGCGGTCTCGGTCGAGGGGGGCGCCGGTGCGCTCGAAAGTGCCGAACTGCTGCGCCGTGCCGAAATGGCGGTTGAGGCGGCCCGGTTAAAAGGGGCGGGCGGTGTGGCGGCCTATAAGCGTGACCTGGAAAGCGATGGCCTGACCCGTTTGGCGCTGGAGGCCGAGTTGCGCAAGGCGTTTATCAGTGGCGAGATTCACGCCTGGTATCAGCCGATCGTCGATCTCAAGACAGGCGTGATCGCGGGCTTCGAGGCCCTGGCTCGCTGGGTGCATCCGAAACGCGGCATTATCCCGCCGGATCATTTCCTGACGGCGGCGCGCGATCTCGGCCTGATGACCGATCTCGGCGCGATCATCCTCAATTCGACGGTGAACTGCCTGGCGAAGTGGCGTGCGGCCTATGATCTGCCCGCCGGCTTCTTCGTCAGCGTCAATCTGTCGGCGCCGGAGATCGAGCGTCTGCATCTGGTGGAAGATGTCTCGCGCCTGATTCGCGAGGCGGATTTGCCGCTCAGATGTCTCAAGCTGGAGGTGACTGAAAGCGATGTCATGCGCGATCCGGACGCCACGGCGCGTATACTGGAAGCCCTGCGTGACGCGGGCGCCGGTATCGCGCTCGATGACTTCGGCACCGGCTTTTCTTCCCTGTCGTATCTGGCCAAATTGCCTTTCGACACCCTGAAGATCGACCGCTCATTTATCATTACGCTGCAAACGGATGCGGCGTCGGAAAAGATCGTTCACGCTATCCTGACCCTGGGGCGTGATTTCGGACTGGAGGTCGTGGCCGAAGGTGTCGAGGACATGGTGCTTGCCAAGCGGCTCAATGACCTTGGGTGTCACCTGGGGCAAGGCTACGGGTTTGCAAAGGCTTTGAAACCTGCCGACGCGGAGGCTTTCCTGGCGGCATCCCTGAGCAGCGAACTGAGGCCGGCTTAA
- a CDS encoding insulinase family protein: MTILASQKLYTFDNGLRLLIDPMPGLKTFALSALIYGGARFETEAQSGWAHLLEHMVFKGAGGRNARDLAEAIEHKGGTINASTGYEHTRFEVRGLNSLMPLALEIVTDLMFRPAIDSEELAREKKVVEQEILEAYDTPDDHVFDLLQSAMFAGQSLGRPILGTKQSLKPVTPEALRAFADTLYAPHQIVICVSGGVVPEEVYAALKPCVESVPAHAGFDKPAIMRFTTERHVQKRRIEQANLTIGFEGVSRLSQDIIPLRLFSEILGGGMASRLFQEAREARGLAYSIDAFTTPYRDGGIFGVYAGCAAADVAPLVELIQKVLGELSSNPVEAELERAKAQFMTSLFLNHEGAASRCGTFASQLSTFGKVFTLDEVASDIEGVNRDDLVRVGSAISAQKACASAILGPKSMSDVSAILAA, from the coding sequence TTGACTATTCTCGCCTCGCAAAAGCTCTACACCTTCGATAACGGCCTGCGCCTGCTGATCGATCCTATGCCGGGGCTTAAGACGTTTGCTCTAAGCGCCTTGATCTATGGCGGGGCGCGGTTTGAGACCGAAGCGCAGTCGGGTTGGGCGCATCTTTTGGAACACATGGTTTTCAAGGGCGCCGGCGGCCGCAATGCCCGCGACCTGGCCGAAGCCATCGAGCACAAGGGCGGCACGATTAATGCCTCCACCGGCTATGAGCATACGCGTTTTGAAGTGCGTGGCCTGAACAGCCTGATGCCTCTGGCACTGGAAATCGTTACCGACCTGATGTTCCGCCCGGCTATCGACTCGGAAGAATTGGCGCGTGAAAAGAAGGTGGTCGAGCAGGAGATTCTCGAAGCCTACGATACGCCGGACGACCATGTGTTCGACCTGCTGCAATCGGCCATGTTCGCCGGGCAATCGCTCGGCCGTCCGATCCTGGGCACAAAACAGAGCCTGAAACCGGTAACGCCGGAGGCTTTGCGCGCCTTCGCCGATACCCTCTATGCGCCGCATCAGATCGTCATCTGTGTGTCAGGTGGTGTGGTGCCGGAAGAGGTTTATGCGGCGCTGAAACCATGCGTCGAGTCCGTTCCGGCCCATGCGGGTTTCGACAAGCCGGCGATTATGCGCTTCACCACGGAACGCCACGTTCAGAAACGCAGAATTGAACAGGCCAATTTGACGATCGGCTTTGAAGGCGTCAGCCGGCTGAGCCAGGATATCATCCCATTGCGCCTGTTCAGCGAAATCCTGGGCGGCGGCATGGCTTCGCGCCTGTTCCAGGAGGCGCGCGAGGCGAGGGGGCTGGCCTACAGCATCGATGCCTTCACCACGCCTTATCGGGATGGCGGGATATTCGGCGTCTATGCCGGTTGCGCGGCCGCGGATGTAGCGCCGCTTGTCGAACTGATTCAAAAGGTTCTTGGCGAGCTTTCATCCAACCCTGTGGAAGCGGAACTTGAACGGGCGAAGGCGCAATTTATGACATCGCTGTTCCTCAATCACGAAGGGGCGGCCTCGCGCTGCGGCACCTTCGCCAGCCAGTTGTCGACCTTCGGCAAGGTCTTTACGCTTGATGAGGTGGCGTCTGATATCGAAGGAGTCAACCGCGATGATCTGGTGCGTGTCGGTTCGGCCATAAGCGCGCAAAAGGCGTGTGCCAGCGCGATTTTGGGGCCAAAATCCATGAGCGATGTGTCAGCCATTTTGGCGGCATAA
- a CDS encoding SURF1 family protein: MTLREYLKAVPPGLAIAAAIAFVILNGLGIWQLERLKWKEGLIADMARTEAAEPMPAETLLAQAKPDWRSAALAACQIDLGSAIYMHSEVDGVPGYRVLTACPLVNQAMLVDIGFAREKLPPVALVITPVGRLRAFEKSGPFTLVNRVAENDWYWRSASEMGPRLNARLRDDYFLVLDLKASHADIAGLSQGPLTAPLPNRHMEYALTWFGLGWALLGVFGSVVYQRARKNKNA, translated from the coding sequence ATGACCCTGCGTGAATATCTGAAAGCCGTGCCGCCCGGACTGGCCATTGCCGCCGCGATCGCCTTTGTCATCCTAAATGGCCTGGGCATCTGGCAGCTTGAACGCCTTAAATGGAAGGAAGGGCTGATTGCCGACATGGCGCGCACGGAAGCCGCCGAGCCCATGCCTGCGGAAACGCTGCTGGCTCAGGCGAAGCCCGACTGGCGGTCGGCAGCTCTGGCAGCTTGCCAGATCGACCTGGGCAGCGCGATTTACATGCACTCGGAAGTCGATGGTGTGCCGGGGTATCGGGTTCTGACGGCCTGTCCGCTCGTGAATCAGGCGATGCTGGTCGATATCGGATTCGCCAGGGAAAAATTACCTCCCGTGGCACTGGTGATTACACCGGTTGGTCGCCTGAGAGCTTTTGAAAAATCCGGGCCGTTTACCCTGGTCAATCGCGTGGCCGAGAACGACTGGTACTGGCGCTCGGCCTCGGAAATGGGACCGCGGTTGAACGCCCGCCTGCGAGATGATTATTTCCTGGTCCTTGACCTGAAGGCCAGTCACGCCGATATAGCGGGCCTGTCGCAGGGACCGCTGACCGCGCCCCTGCCTAACCGCCATATGGAGTACGCCCTGACCTGGTTCGGCCTTGGCTGGGCTTTACTGGGTGTTTTCGGCAGTGTTGTTTACCAGCGCGCCAGAAAGAACAAAAACGCTTGA
- a CDS encoding cytochrome c oxidase subunit 3 — MAHHGVKHDYHIIDPSPWPLMGSASAVVWAFGMVAGMRGLFGIAKGEWWLMLVGLALILLTMVFWWRDVIKESKAGDHTPVVQLGLRYGMIMFIASEVMFFVSFFWIFFEMALFHGHRAGDMSAIEEVKTAWSTWPPAGVETLDPRHLPLVNTLLLLTSGTTVTWAHHALQQNDRKGAIQGLLLTVILGALFTCVQGFEYMEVAKEHNFHFFLFKDAADATGAANLYGSAFFMATGFHGFHVLIGTIFLIVCLLRAIAGDFTPKKHFGFEAAAWYWHFVDVVWLFLFAFVYVIFGGPH; from the coding sequence ATGGCCCATCACGGCGTTAAACACGACTACCATATCATTGACCCCAGCCCGTGGCCCCTGATGGGGTCGGCATCGGCGGTCGTCTGGGCATTCGGCATGGTGGCCGGTATGCGCGGCCTGTTCGGCATTGCCAAGGGCGAATGGTGGCTGATGCTGGTCGGCCTGGCGCTGATTCTGCTGACCATGGTCTTCTGGTGGCGTGACGTCATCAAGGAATCGAAGGCGGGCGATCACACCCCGGTCGTGCAGCTTGGCCTGCGCTATGGCATGATCATGTTCATAGCCTCCGAAGTCATGTTCTTCGTCTCCTTTTTCTGGATCTTCTTTGAAATGGCCCTTTTCCATGGCCATCGCGCCGGCGACATGTCGGCCATCGAGGAAGTGAAGACCGCCTGGTCGACCTGGCCGCCGGCCGGCGTCGAAACGCTCGATCCCCGGCACCTGCCGCTGGTCAATACCCTCCTGCTGCTGACCTCCGGCACCACGGTCACCTGGGCGCACCACGCGCTCCAGCAAAATGACCGCAAGGGCGCCATCCAGGGCCTGTTGCTGACCGTCATCCTCGGTGCGCTGTTTACCTGTGTTCAGGGCTTTGAATATATGGAAGTCGCCAAGGAGCACAACTTCCACTTCTTCCTGTTCAAGGATGCGGCCGATGCCACCGGCGCCGCCAATCTCTATGGCTCGGCCTTCTTCATGGCCACGGGCTTCCACGGCTTCCACGTCCTGATCGGCACCATCTTCCTGATCGTCTGTCTGCTCCGCGCCATTGCCGGTGACTTCACGCCGAAGAAGCACTTCGGTTTCGAAGCCGCCGCCTGGTACTGGCATTTCGTTGACGTGGTCTGGCTCTTCCTCTTTGCCTTCGTCTACGTTATCTTTGGCGGCCCACATTAG
- a CDS encoding cytochrome c oxidase assembly protein, whose translation MALNRNSKVVLSLVGALVVMCALTAAAVPAYRAFCNATGFAGTARKANATLAAIQTPGKRIVRVRFDTNTNGVPWSFKAEKPYFDTRVGKSAMVWFDVKNNADHPVTARATYNVLPDTMGAYFMKTQCFCFNDVTLQPGESQRFPVVYFLDPKLMENSDTNTVPDVTLSYTFFESKVPASVSKTAS comes from the coding sequence ATGGCGCTCAACCGGAACAGCAAGGTGGTTTTGTCGCTGGTAGGGGCACTTGTCGTTATGTGCGCCCTCACGGCCGCCGCCGTGCCGGCTTATCGCGCCTTCTGTAACGCCACCGGTTTTGCCGGAACGGCCCGCAAGGCCAATGCCACCCTGGCGGCGATCCAGACGCCCGGCAAAAGAATCGTCCGTGTGCGCTTCGACACCAACACCAATGGCGTGCCGTGGAGTTTCAAGGCGGAGAAGCCTTATTTTGATACCCGCGTTGGCAAGTCGGCCATGGTATGGTTCGATGTGAAGAACAATGCCGACCATCCGGTCACGGCACGGGCCACCTATAATGTGCTGCCCGATACCATGGGCGCCTACTTCATGAAGACGCAGTGTTTCTGCTTCAATGATGTCACGCTCCAGCCCGGTGAATCGCAGCGCTTTCCGGTGGTCTATTTCCTCGATCCGAAGCTAATGGAAAACAGCGACACCAATACCGTGCCGGACGTGACCTTGTCCTATACGTTTTTTGAATCGAAAGTACCCGCAAGCGTCTCAAAAACCGCATCCTGA